A stretch of Anaerobiospirillum thomasii DNA encodes these proteins:
- the lpxC gene encoding UDP-3-O-acyl-N-acetylglucosamine deacetylase — translation MIAQRTVRETVSATGIGLHSGKAVKVTFRPAPANTGIVYTRTDLNPPVEMKCDATSVRDTQLCTALVNLDGVRISTVEHLTAALSALGIDNLYIDVNAPEIPVMDGSAQPFIYLFEATGVVDLNAPKQYFRVLRKVRVEDGDKWAELNPSDNGFSLDLTIDFTHPAMEKEHQRFVFDFSGNGFAKELSRARTFCFMRDVEYMHAHQLALGGSLENAIVLDDYRVINPDGLRYPNEFVKHKMLDAIGDLYMAGHSILGAFSAYKTGHALNNKLLRALLDNPLNFELVSFAQEEESSTFEFIDTKEHKGVFLSV, via the coding sequence ATGATAGCACAGCGCACAGTCAGAGAAACAGTATCAGCTACCGGTATTGGACTGCACTCAGGCAAGGCCGTAAAGGTAACTTTTCGCCCGGCTCCTGCAAATACTGGTATTGTTTACACCAGAACCGATTTAAATCCTCCTGTAGAGATGAAGTGCGATGCCACTTCAGTACGTGATACACAGCTGTGTACTGCACTTGTAAATCTTGACGGAGTAAGAATTTCTACAGTTGAGCATCTGACAGCGGCTCTGTCAGCTTTAGGCATTGACAATCTGTATATTGATGTCAACGCCCCTGAGATCCCTGTAATGGACGGCTCAGCACAGCCTTTTATCTATCTGTTTGAAGCTACAGGTGTTGTAGATCTCAATGCCCCTAAGCAGTATTTTAGAGTGCTGCGTAAGGTGCGCGTGGAAGATGGAGACAAATGGGCTGAATTAAATCCAAGTGACAATGGTTTTTCACTGGATCTGACCATTGATTTTACCCATCCTGCTATGGAGAAGGAGCATCAGAGATTTGTCTTTGATTTTTCAGGCAATGGCTTTGCCAAAGAGCTCTCACGTGCCAGAACCTTCTGCTTCATGCGCGATGTGGAATATATGCATGCCCATCAGTTAGCCTTAGGCGGCTCACTTGAAAATGCCATTGTGCTTGATGACTACAGAGTGATAAATCCAGACGGTCTGCGTTATCCAAATGAGTTTGTAAAGCACAAGATGCTAGATGCCATTGGCGATCTGTATATGGCAGGCCACAGCATTTTAGGAGCCTTTAGCGCCTACAAGACCGGTCATGCTTTAAACAACAAGCTTTTACGTGCCCTGCTTGATAATCCTTTGAATTTTGAGCTGGTATCTTTTGCTCAGGAGGAGGAGTCAAGTACCTTTGAGTTTATCGATACCAAAGAGCACAAAGGCGTATTTTTAAGCGTATAG
- a CDS encoding IS66 family transposase → MESRKWQTCITHFRREIIKACNPRIYAQDLEKLTEQELTQKLLEDFNPEHIKVPAALLKIFYAIAKIYELEIAYQNDGSIDRNTYIKCKQENREQMKDLFESIDAAVESIKDRYVELTRTGKYRAKSKSSLYAKPLIYYLNHKDSFTTFIENVEVPPDSNHVENMIRRMTMIRSSVKQKVSAHNMQDLCKIVTVYKTLELNGIDTESYLRRLNNSMYAHCINKAMTQYYVDNGELPKGQIKS, encoded by the coding sequence ATGGAGAGCAGAAAATGGCAGACCTGTATTACACATTTCAGACGCGAGATTATAAAAGCCTGTAACCCAAGGATTTATGCACAGGACTTGGAAAAGCTTACAGAGCAGGAGCTTACACAAAAGCTGCTGGAGGACTTTAATCCTGAGCATATCAAGGTACCTGCCGCTCTGCTCAAGATATTCTATGCCATAGCTAAAATCTATGAGCTTGAAATTGCCTATCAGAATGATGGCTCTATAGATCGCAACACATATATAAAGTGCAAGCAGGAAAACAGAGAGCAAATGAAAGACTTGTTTGAAAGCATAGATGCAGCTGTAGAATCTATAAAAGATCGCTACGTGGAGCTGACGAGAACTGGAAAATACAGAGCTAAATCCAAATCAAGCCTGTATGCCAAACCTCTGATTTATTACTTAAACCACAAGGACAGTTTTACAACATTCATAGAGAATGTGGAGGTGCCACCTGACTCTAATCATGTGGAGAATATGATACGTCGCATGACCATGATACGCTCCTCTGTGAAACAGAAGGTCAGTGCGCATAATATGCAGGATTTGTGCAAGATAGTGACTGTTTATAAGACACTTGAGCTCAATGGTATTGATACTGAGTCATATCTGAGAAGGCTTAATAACAGCATGTATGCCCATTGCATTAACAAGGCCATGACGCAGTACTACGTGGATAACGGCGAACTACCTAAAGGTCAGATCAAATCATAG
- the ampD gene encoding 1,6-anhydro-N-acetylmuramyl-L-alanine amidase AmpD, which yields MRIKAGWLEGVRQVPTPFFNRRPCPLDISLIVIHCIALPPKTFGTPYVDQLFCGTLNKNDHPYFVDIADLELSTHVFIDRHGRITQYVSFLDRAYHAGRSCYNGKKECNDYSVGIELEGYDDCPYTIEQYSTLKEVIAALKDNYSAIGNNIAGHNEIAPLRKTDPGPAFDFSQVR from the coding sequence ATGCGCATCAAAGCCGGATGGCTTGAAGGAGTAAGGCAGGTGCCTACTCCTTTTTTCAATCGCCGACCTTGCCCTCTTGATATATCTCTTATTGTCATACACTGTATAGCTCTGCCGCCTAAAACTTTTGGCACACCATACGTGGATCAGCTCTTTTGCGGCACATTAAACAAAAATGATCATCCATATTTTGTGGATATTGCAGATCTTGAGCTCTCAACCCATGTCTTTATAGACAGACACGGGCGTATTACACAGTATGTATCCTTTTTAGACAGGGCCTATCATGCCGGCCGCTCATGCTACAATGGTAAAAAAGAGTGCAATGATTACTCTGTGGGCATTGAGCTTGAAGGTTATGATGATTGTCCCTACACTATAGAGCAGTACAGCACGCTTAAGGAAGTTATAGCTGCGCTTAAGGATAATTACAGCGCCATTGGCAACAATATAGCAGGCCACAATGAAATAGCTCCGCTACGCAAGACCGATCCGGGTCCTGCCTTTGATTTTTCACAAGTTAGATAA
- a CDS encoding bifunctional aconitate hydratase 2/2-methylisocitrate dehydratase produces MNNSAYLKSYFESAAERARLGVEALPLSVTEVEELCSLLQNPPVGAEETLVTLLRNRVLPGVDDAAKIKAEFLYAIATKQKVSPLIDGKKAVEFLGLMRGGYNVKPLISLLDNDELAQSAKEALESTLLIYDAFDDVAALADKGNKYALSLIQSWAAATWFLNKKDLDDTITLTVFKVSGEVNTDDLSPATDAWSRPDIPLHALAMFKNSRDGLKADIEGVRGPVTLIESLKKKGYPLVYVGDVVGTGSSRKSATNSVLWHMGRDIDGVPNKREGGFVFGGKIAPIFYNTLEDSGALPVEMDVCALNMGDVIDLKVHEGRIVKHGGDETLATFSLKTDTLLDEVRAGGRIALIIGRDLTKKACDYLKKDMPECLSHKAADVKVSGGFTRAQKIVGLACGKEGVRPHEYCEVKVATVGSQDTTGPMTRDELKDLACLKFQAPVVMQSFCHTAAYPKSVDVKTHKTLPKFIEERGGIALKPGDGVIHCFLNRMALPDTLGTGGDSHTRMPIGISFAAGSGLVAFAAATGMMPLDMPESVLVRFKGTRNKGITLRDLVHAIPYYAIKQGLLTVEKKGKKNIFSGRILEIEGLEDLEVEHAFELTDASAERSAAACSIRLGRESVVKYLKSNAMMLRNMAKDGYESAKALNDRADLMDKWCESGTLIEADPDCTYAATIEIDMSEIKEPILCAPNDPDDVHLLSEFSNTKIDEVFVGSCMTNIGHYRAVSELLSDVKGQVPVRLWIAPPTRMDKDELIEEGAYSTFGKAGARIEVPGCSLCMGNQARVEDNATVVSTSTRNFPNRLGTGAKVYLSSAELAAVCARLGRIPSTDEYFEAMAALDGKESEIYRLLDFAAL; encoded by the coding sequence ATGAATAACAGTGCATATCTTAAATCATATTTTGAAAGTGCCGCAGAAAGAGCCCGCCTTGGGGTTGAAGCTCTGCCGCTTAGTGTCACTGAGGTAGAGGAGCTGTGCTCCTTACTGCAAAACCCTCCTGTCGGTGCCGAGGAAACTTTAGTCACTCTGTTAAGAAACCGTGTGCTGCCAGGTGTGGATGATGCAGCTAAAATCAAGGCTGAGTTTTTATATGCCATAGCTACAAAGCAGAAGGTAAGTCCGCTTATTGACGGTAAAAAGGCTGTAGAGTTTTTAGGTCTGATGCGCGGCGGCTATAATGTAAAACCTCTTATCTCGCTTTTAGACAATGATGAGCTTGCTCAATCTGCCAAAGAGGCCTTAGAGTCTACACTTTTAATCTATGATGCCTTTGATGATGTGGCAGCTCTTGCTGATAAGGGCAATAAATATGCTCTGTCATTAATACAAAGCTGGGCTGCTGCCACCTGGTTTTTAAATAAAAAAGATCTTGATGACACCATTACCTTAACTGTATTTAAAGTCTCAGGCGAGGTTAATACCGATGATCTCTCACCTGCAACAGATGCCTGGTCACGTCCTGATATTCCACTGCATGCTCTTGCCATGTTTAAAAACTCACGTGATGGTTTAAAGGCTGATATTGAAGGTGTGCGCGGTCCTGTGACCTTGATTGAAAGTCTTAAGAAAAAAGGCTATCCACTTGTCTATGTGGGTGATGTGGTAGGTACTGGCTCATCACGCAAGAGTGCCACAAACTCAGTGCTCTGGCACATGGGCCGTGATATTGACGGTGTACCTAACAAAAGAGAAGGCGGCTTTGTCTTTGGCGGCAAGATAGCTCCTATTTTCTACAATACTCTTGAGGACTCAGGTGCTCTGCCAGTTGAGATGGATGTCTGTGCTCTTAACATGGGCGATGTTATCGATCTTAAAGTGCATGAGGGCCGTATTGTAAAGCATGGCGGCGATGAAACTTTAGCAACCTTCAGCCTAAAGACCGATACTCTTTTAGATGAGGTCAGAGCAGGTGGCCGTATTGCTCTTATCATTGGCCGCGATCTGACTAAAAAGGCCTGTGATTATCTTAAGAAGGATATGCCAGAGTGCCTTTCACACAAGGCAGCTGATGTTAAAGTGAGCGGCGGCTTTACCCGCGCACAGAAGATTGTAGGTCTTGCCTGTGGCAAAGAGGGTGTACGCCCACATGAGTACTGTGAGGTCAAGGTGGCAACTGTTGGCTCACAGGATACTACAGGTCCTATGACACGCGATGAGCTAAAGGATCTGGCCTGTCTTAAATTTCAGGCTCCTGTTGTCATGCAGTCATTCTGCCACACTGCAGCCTATCCAAAGAGTGTTGATGTTAAAACTCACAAGACACTGCCAAAATTTATTGAAGAGCGCGGCGGTATTGCACTCAAACCTGGTGATGGTGTAATTCACTGCTTCTTAAACCGTATGGCACTGCCAGATACTTTAGGCACAGGCGGTGACAGTCATACCCGTATGCCAATTGGTATCTCCTTTGCAGCAGGCTCTGGTCTTGTAGCTTTTGCCGCAGCTACAGGTATGATGCCGCTTGATATGCCTGAGTCTGTACTTGTACGCTTTAAAGGTACAAGAAACAAGGGTATTACATTGCGTGATCTGGTGCATGCCATTCCTTACTATGCTATAAAGCAGGGTCTTTTGACTGTTGAGAAAAAGGGTAAGAAAAATATTTTCTCAGGCCGTATTTTAGAGATTGAAGGTCTTGAGGATCTTGAGGTGGAGCATGCCTTTGAGCTTACCGATGCCTCAGCAGAAAGATCGGCTGCAGCCTGTTCTATACGTCTTGGCCGTGAGAGTGTAGTCAAATATCTAAAATCCAATGCCATGATGCTGCGCAATATGGCCAAAGACGGCTATGAGTCAGCCAAGGCTTTAAATGACAGAGCCGATCTTATGGACAAATGGTGTGAGAGCGGCACTTTAATTGAGGCCGATCCAGACTGCACCTATGCTGCCACAATTGAGATTGATATGTCAGAGATTAAAGAGCCAATACTGTGTGCTCCGAACGATCCTGATGATGTGCATCTTTTAAGCGAGTTTAGCAATACCAAGATTGATGAGGTCTTTGTGGGCTCCTGTATGACCAATATAGGTCATTATCGTGCCGTATCCGAGCTTTTATCCGATGTCAAAGGTCAGGTACCTGTACGTCTGTGGATAGCCCCACCTACCCGTATGGATAAGGATGAGCTTATAGAAGAGGGAGCCTATTCAACCTTTGGCAAGGCAGGTGCCCGTATTGAGGTGCCAGGCTGTTCACTGTGCATGGGTAATCAGGCCCGTGTTGAGGACAATGCCACTGTGGTTTCAACCTCAACCCGCAACTTCCCTAACCGTCTAGGTACAGGTGCCAAGGTCTATCTGTCATCGGCAGAGCTTGCTGCAGTGTGCGCAAGATTAGGCCGCATACCTAGTACTGATGAGTACTTTGAGGCTATGGCTGCTCTTGATGGCAAAGAGAGCGAAATTTACCGACTGCTTGATTTTGCAGCACTGTAA